In Synergistaceae bacterium, a single genomic region encodes these proteins:
- a CDS encoding ABC transporter ATP-binding protein — protein sequence MEKEIAIRIEHLSKSYDSEAGNGAGSNILDDINLDIARGEFHVFLGWSGCGKSTLLNIIAGFVPKSGGKVTVYGNDVEGPGRDRGVVFQNADAALFPWLTVQKNVEYGLRLSGTPKKERGETARKCIRLVGLELHENKYPDELSGGMKQRAQIARSIANDSEILIMDEPFGALDAQTRRLMQKEVISIWRETEKTILFVTHDIQEAVFLGQKVSVMSRAPNATIIETIEIGVPYPRKIDNSQVSAFIQKIQGFFDVEYEI from the coding sequence ATGGAGAAAGAAATAGCGATCCGAATCGAGCATCTTTCCAAATCCTACGATTCGGAAGCGGGAAACGGGGCCGGAAGCAATATACTCGACGACATCAATCTCGACATAGCGAGAGGAGAATTTCACGTCTTTTTGGGGTGGAGCGGGTGCGGAAAGTCGACATTGCTCAACATTATTGCGGGTTTTGTCCCGAAAAGCGGTGGCAAGGTGACGGTGTATGGAAACGATGTCGAGGGCCCCGGCAGGGATAGAGGAGTGGTGTTCCAAAACGCTGACGCTGCTCTATTCCCGTGGCTCACGGTGCAGAAGAACGTCGAGTATGGCCTGCGGCTCAGCGGGACACCGAAAAAAGAGCGTGGTGAAACAGCGCGAAAGTGCATCCGATTGGTAGGACTCGAGTTGCACGAGAACAAGTATCCTGATGAACTGTCCGGAGGTATGAAGCAACGCGCGCAAATCGCGCGAAGCATCGCGAACGACTCGGAGATTTTGATTATGGATGAACCCTTTGGCGCTCTCGACGCTCAAACGCGCAGGCTGATGCAGAAAGAGGTCATCAGTATCTGGAGAGAAACCGAAAAAACGATTCTTTTCGTCACGCACGACATCCAGGAGGCGGTTTTTCTCGGACAAAAAGTCAGTGTCATGTCCCGCGCACCCAACGCGACGATCATCGAAACGATTGAGATCGGGGTTCCTTATCCGCGCAAAATCGACAATAGCCAGGTTTCCGCGTTTATCCAGAAAATACAGGGGTTCTTTGACGTCGAATACGAGATATGA